One Mycolicibacterium crocinum DNA window includes the following coding sequences:
- a CDS encoding polysaccharide deacetylase family protein, with protein sequence MSQLDRRTMLRAIAIGVLAAAATSRETARADITHPVNAQVPAPHGIVTRLPGEGNQLALTVDDGTNSAVVAAYAQFCRDSGVRLTFFPNGVNTSWSVNAPLLAPMVESGQIQVGNHTWSHPNITRIGLDAVADQIRRNADFLRNTFGTDGTPTSVRRTEPTPPIPTALPPTWATPRSRCGAAPSAIRDRLTSGNSSPSPSSHSSRSRSS encoded by the coding sequence GTGTCGCAGCTCGACAGGCGCACTATGTTGCGCGCCATCGCAATTGGCGTCCTGGCCGCTGCCGCGACGAGTCGTGAGACGGCGCGGGCCGACATCACGCATCCAGTCAACGCACAGGTTCCCGCGCCGCACGGCATCGTGACCCGTCTGCCCGGCGAGGGTAACCAGTTGGCCCTGACCGTCGATGACGGCACCAACTCGGCGGTGGTGGCCGCCTACGCCCAGTTCTGCCGCGACAGCGGAGTGCGACTGACGTTCTTTCCCAACGGCGTGAACACGTCGTGGTCGGTCAACGCGCCGCTGCTGGCTCCCATGGTGGAATCCGGGCAGATCCAGGTGGGCAACCACACGTGGAGCCATCCCAACATCACCCGGATCGGGCTCGACGCGGTCGCCGATCAGATCCGACGCAACGCCGACTTCCTCCGCAATACCTTCGGCACCGACGGCACCCCTACTTCCGTCCGCCGTACGGAGCCCACACCGCCGATACCGACCGCATTGCCGCCGACCTGGGCTACACCACGATCACGCTGTGGAGCGGCACCGTCGGCGATTCGAGACCGGTTGACGAGCGGCAACTCGTCGCCTTCGCCGAGCAGTCATTCCAGCCGCAGCAGATCATCCTGA
- a CDS encoding glycosyltransferase family 2 protein, whose translation MSRRLPVIAAIPNYNMGGHLRRLLPQVLGQNYDAVFVLDDASTDDTVEVVRKFGDSVKFVCSGENRGAGANRNQIIDHVADDAIIHFVDADMDLETSETPLIARTLVERYREQGVGAIGGLVSRNDGVQEPYNYGPVFSLWGNTFAASLPAIFDHLRHKPKLACALHRMVAPMMRGCPYVLEPPAPQAAYWLHEGNLLVNAGFFRKVGGYNPVLRSHEAQDLAIRLDRIGVKRQFDPSIKVTHHHIDVRGRDRSTWESAALRYLIREHGVYRFLTAH comes from the coding sequence ATGTCTAGGCGATTGCCGGTCATTGCAGCGATTCCGAACTACAACATGGGCGGACATCTGCGCAGGCTCCTTCCGCAGGTGTTGGGGCAGAACTACGATGCAGTGTTCGTACTGGACGATGCTTCGACCGACGACACCGTCGAGGTGGTACGAAAGTTCGGCGACAGCGTGAAATTCGTGTGCAGCGGGGAAAACCGCGGCGCCGGCGCCAACCGGAATCAGATCATTGACCACGTCGCGGACGATGCGATCATCCATTTCGTCGACGCCGACATGGATTTGGAGACCTCCGAAACTCCTCTGATCGCGCGGACACTCGTCGAGCGCTACCGCGAGCAAGGCGTCGGCGCCATCGGCGGGCTCGTCAGCCGAAACGACGGCGTCCAGGAGCCCTACAACTACGGTCCGGTGTTCTCACTGTGGGGGAATACTTTTGCGGCGTCGTTGCCGGCCATATTCGATCATTTGAGACACAAGCCAAAGCTCGCATGCGCCCTTCACCGCATGGTTGCACCAATGATGCGAGGTTGTCCGTATGTACTGGAGCCGCCCGCCCCGCAGGCTGCCTACTGGCTGCATGAAGGAAACCTGCTCGTCAATGCGGGATTCTTCAGAAAGGTGGGCGGCTACAACCCTGTTCTGCGCTCACACGAAGCCCAGGATCTGGCGATACGTCTAGACAGGATCGGCGTCAAGCGGCAATTCGACCCGAGCATCAAGGTGACTCACCACCATATTGACGTACGGGGCCGTGACCGCTCCACGTGGGAGTCGGCGGCGCTGCGCTATCTGATACGTGAGCACGGCGTGTACCGTTTTTTGACCGCCCACTAG
- a CDS encoding GAP family protein, which yields MWAIVMLLGLSVAADPLRIGITVILTSRPRPVLNLVAFWAGAMAAGLACALATFVLLKDIVPSLINKVVVALADLTNGNTKVVLGAIALVVAAVGAVRLIRQPAFATKGVADQPDWTEQPVKSTAMAGLAVRARRMLQSGNPWVSFVAGLSQGPAPVEYLAAISIIHASGASISAQVGASIAFTVAMLAIVELLLLSYLLQPAKTQSIVTATYSWLQTYRRHILVFGAGALGIYLLATG from the coding sequence ATGTGGGCCATCGTGATGCTGTTGGGCCTCTCTGTCGCGGCAGACCCACTGCGTATCGGCATCACAGTGATATTGACTTCCCGGCCACGGCCGGTCCTCAATCTGGTGGCATTCTGGGCCGGCGCCATGGCGGCGGGACTGGCGTGCGCCCTGGCGACCTTCGTCTTGCTGAAAGACATCGTGCCCAGCCTCATCAACAAGGTCGTTGTTGCGTTGGCAGACCTCACCAACGGCAACACCAAGGTTGTCCTGGGAGCCATCGCCCTGGTGGTCGCTGCGGTTGGCGCCGTCCGTCTGATCCGCCAACCAGCGTTTGCAACGAAAGGCGTTGCTGACCAACCAGATTGGACGGAACAGCCGGTAAAGTCGACTGCGATGGCAGGTTTGGCGGTTCGCGCTCGCCGCATGCTGCAAAGCGGTAATCCATGGGTCTCGTTTGTCGCGGGACTATCGCAGGGGCCCGCGCCCGTTGAGTACCTCGCCGCGATATCCATCATTCACGCGTCGGGGGCCTCGATCAGCGCCCAGGTTGGCGCTTCGATCGCGTTCACCGTCGCAATGCTGGCGATTGTCGAATTACTGCTTCTCAGCTATCTGCTACAGCCCGCGAAGACGCAATCGATTGTGACCGCGACGTACAGCTGGCTTCAGACTTACCGTCGCCACATCCTCGTCTTTGGCGCCGGGGCACTAGGGATCTACCTGCTCGCGACCGGCTGA
- a CDS encoding polysaccharide pyruvyl transferase family protein has product MAGARDTLIGYLGWHGRGNLGDDAIYDAVHGQIPAARFVDIPRFPIEVIASYATGLDRNLRRSTLVVGGGTVVGRRPWRKWTSRGMALNRNSGNYAIGVGVEDPGFVGRKSGSDKGELRHWLPILSEFSVVSVRGPRSAELLSDIGLSVEVSGDPALLLPRPRVTAEDGLIGVNVGFGDDLWGHDPARVVEEVSKAVSRLSADGYRFVGILMNRDDRRWTERALAGVPAEIVHPADANAAASEFARCSVVIASRLHAGILAALSETPTITLEYQPKCRDFALSIDDERSLIRTDNVSSATVVDRVGETLADSSAIRAKTRGIVGRLRERLAADYAMLARELDLASA; this is encoded by the coding sequence ATGGCGGGAGCTCGGGACACCTTGATCGGCTATTTGGGATGGCACGGACGCGGCAACCTCGGCGATGACGCTATCTACGACGCGGTACACGGCCAGATCCCCGCGGCGAGATTCGTCGATATCCCGCGTTTCCCGATCGAGGTGATCGCTTCATACGCAACAGGATTGGATCGGAATCTGCGACGAAGTACGTTGGTCGTGGGCGGGGGTACGGTCGTCGGCAGGCGCCCTTGGCGGAAGTGGACCAGCCGGGGCATGGCGCTCAACCGCAATAGCGGAAACTACGCGATCGGCGTCGGCGTCGAGGACCCTGGCTTCGTCGGGCGCAAGAGCGGCTCCGACAAGGGCGAGTTGAGGCACTGGCTACCAATACTTTCGGAGTTCAGTGTCGTATCGGTGCGTGGGCCGCGCAGCGCTGAGCTTCTCTCCGATATCGGACTCAGCGTGGAAGTGTCCGGAGATCCGGCACTTCTCCTTCCTCGGCCACGTGTGACTGCTGAAGATGGCCTGATCGGCGTCAACGTTGGCTTCGGTGACGATCTCTGGGGCCACGATCCGGCGAGGGTGGTCGAAGAGGTGTCGAAAGCAGTTTCCCGACTGTCGGCAGACGGCTACCGGTTTGTCGGCATCCTCATGAATCGCGACGACAGACGGTGGACTGAGAGGGCACTTGCCGGCGTCCCGGCAGAGATTGTCCATCCCGCTGACGCGAATGCTGCGGCATCGGAGTTCGCCCGCTGTTCTGTAGTCATCGCGAGCCGGTTGCACGCGGGCATCTTGGCGGCTCTCTCTGAGACGCCCACGATCACGTTGGAGTATCAACCGAAGTGCAGAGACTTCGCACTGTCCATCGACGATGAGCGGTCGCTCATCCGAACCGACAACGTCAGCAGTGCCACCGTGGTCGACCGGGTCGGTGAGACTCTTGCGGACTCGTCGGCCATCAGAGCCAAGACACGGGGAATCGTCGGTCGACTGCGGGAACGATTGGCGGCCGACTACGCGATGCTTGCGCGCGAATTGGACCTGGCCAGCGCCTGA
- a CDS encoding SRPBCC family protein has product MSERIEVQRTIPAPAADIFAVLCDPQGHVAIDATGMLQDADGQPVGAVGDTFVVHMDRESLNDYPLGKYDVTVSITQFEQDRLIAWTIFGQLKPDIGHVYGYRLDPTDGGTTVTSFYDWSDIDQHWRDAKIFPIVGEPALRATLGILDRAVRRGYPRLST; this is encoded by the coding sequence GTGAGCGAACGCATCGAGGTGCAGCGAACCATCCCCGCGCCGGCCGCCGACATCTTCGCGGTGCTGTGCGATCCGCAAGGCCACGTTGCGATCGACGCCACCGGCATGCTGCAGGACGCCGACGGTCAGCCCGTTGGTGCCGTGGGCGACACGTTCGTTGTGCACATGGACCGCGAATCGCTCAACGATTATCCGTTGGGCAAGTACGACGTCACCGTGTCGATCACCCAGTTCGAGCAGGACCGGCTGATCGCGTGGACGATCTTCGGCCAACTGAAGCCGGACATCGGGCACGTGTACGGCTACCGCCTTGATCCCACAGACGGCGGCACGACGGTCACCTCGTTCTACGACTGGTCCGACATCGATCAGCATTGGCGTGACGCCAAGATCTTCCCGATCGTCGGCGAGCCGGCATTGCGGGCGACGTTGGGCATCCTCGACCGCGCGGTCCGGCGCGGCTATCCCCGGTTGTCGACGTAA
- a CDS encoding SpoIIE family protein phosphatase: MEQLVRLIVEIGSDLDLDVTLRRIVSAAMELTDAKYGALGIRGADGSVIFSVRAGIDTDTARRLGDLAVGAGLRLGDVQASPLAAHLHGHDPLMRALLCLPITVRDNDFGTLYLMDDRPEQAFSPIQEAAVRSLATAAAAAIDNARLFERARESAKWMTASREITAALLSGDPQTRPLELIVNRALELADAEQAILLVPAERDAIGDDADALVVAATAGRYSSEVIGRQVPMDGSTTGSVARRGVPLITDSFQYPIEGFTDVGERSAIVMPLIADDVVLGVIAVARRPHQPAFDDAYLDLVSDFARHAAIALALAAGREHALNQELAQADTVDGAVLAAAEELRRLWRARRVLTVTFPAAYGEPHVAATGGAARWADLPPATQQLLGSLRDGEFLTPHVAQTGAAGIALQHPDGVLVVWIELGEQRPFTLEDQTLLTVLAGRLGQGLQRVHRVDQQRETALALQHAILGPSDIPSGFAVRYQAASRPLQVGGDWYDIVSLDDGRIALVVGDCVGHGLPAATVMGQIRSACRALLFENPSPAVALAALDRFAARLPGAQCTTAVCAVLTPDTGELVYSSAGHPPPILVAPDGTTQSLDNGHTIALGIRHDWPRPEARITLPARATLALYTDGLVERRSAPLEHGISRAVSLIRDGQASVLDDLADQVMSSLSPRDGYQDDVVLLLYRQPASLELEFPADANRLADTRIVLRDWLSRAGMAPRQAMNVLIATGEALANGIEHGYRDSSDGTIRLTATALADRVQLAVVDQGSWKPVQPVGDSNRGRGITLMRELMDDVAITRDAAGTAIHLSVRIN, translated from the coding sequence ATGGAGCAACTGGTTCGCCTCATTGTCGAGATCGGCTCCGATCTCGATCTCGATGTCACATTACGGCGGATTGTCAGCGCGGCGATGGAGCTCACGGATGCGAAGTATGGCGCGCTCGGTATACGCGGCGCCGACGGAAGCGTGATCTTCTCTGTGCGAGCGGGGATCGACACAGACACAGCGCGCCGACTGGGCGATCTGGCGGTGGGTGCGGGTCTGCGCCTCGGTGATGTACAGGCTTCACCACTGGCCGCTCATCTGCACGGACACGACCCACTGATGCGGGCCCTGCTATGCCTGCCGATCACCGTGCGTGACAATGATTTCGGCACTTTGTATCTGATGGACGACCGGCCCGAACAGGCATTTTCTCCCATCCAAGAGGCTGCGGTCCGATCGTTGGCCACCGCAGCGGCGGCCGCTATCGACAACGCCCGACTGTTCGAGCGGGCGCGTGAATCGGCGAAGTGGATGACGGCCAGCCGGGAGATAACGGCTGCGCTTCTCTCCGGTGATCCGCAGACCAGGCCGCTGGAGCTCATTGTCAACCGTGCGCTCGAGTTGGCCGATGCCGAGCAGGCGATCCTGCTGGTTCCGGCCGAGCGCGATGCGATCGGTGATGACGCCGACGCCCTCGTCGTGGCGGCGACGGCGGGCCGGTACTCCTCGGAGGTGATTGGCCGGCAGGTGCCGATGGACGGCTCCACCACCGGCAGTGTTGCCCGTCGCGGCGTGCCCCTCATCACCGATTCATTCCAGTACCCGATTGAGGGGTTCACCGATGTCGGTGAGCGCTCGGCGATCGTCATGCCGCTGATCGCCGATGATGTGGTGCTCGGAGTGATTGCCGTCGCGCGTCGACCCCATCAGCCGGCTTTCGACGACGCGTATCTGGACTTGGTCAGTGACTTCGCCCGGCACGCCGCTATTGCGCTGGCGTTGGCTGCGGGGCGTGAGCACGCGCTCAATCAGGAGCTCGCCCAGGCCGACACCGTTGATGGTGCAGTGCTTGCCGCCGCTGAGGAACTGCGCCGACTGTGGCGGGCTCGCCGAGTTCTGACCGTGACTTTTCCGGCCGCGTACGGGGAGCCGCATGTGGCCGCGACCGGTGGGGCAGCACGATGGGCCGATTTACCGCCGGCGACCCAACAGCTGCTTGGCTCATTGCGTGATGGAGAGTTCTTGACACCCCACGTTGCGCAGACCGGAGCCGCTGGAATCGCGCTACAGCATCCAGATGGGGTCCTCGTCGTCTGGATCGAGCTCGGTGAGCAGCGACCGTTCACCCTCGAAGACCAGACGCTGTTGACGGTGCTCGCCGGCCGTCTCGGCCAGGGGCTGCAACGCGTGCATCGGGTTGATCAGCAGCGCGAGACTGCGTTGGCGCTGCAACACGCCATTCTCGGACCTTCCGACATACCAAGTGGATTCGCGGTGCGCTACCAAGCCGCCAGCCGTCCGCTGCAGGTGGGCGGAGACTGGTACGACATCGTCTCTCTCGACGACGGCCGCATCGCGCTGGTGGTCGGCGACTGTGTCGGCCACGGCTTGCCAGCCGCCACCGTGATGGGGCAAATCCGCAGCGCCTGCCGTGCGTTGCTCTTCGAGAATCCCAGTCCTGCAGTCGCGTTGGCGGCTCTGGATCGCTTCGCGGCTCGATTGCCCGGCGCCCAGTGCACCACGGCGGTGTGCGCGGTGCTCACCCCGGACACCGGTGAGCTGGTCTACTCCAGCGCCGGACACCCGCCGCCGATCCTGGTCGCACCAGACGGCACCACCCAGTCGCTCGACAACGGCCACACCATCGCATTGGGAATCCGGCATGATTGGCCCCGCCCCGAAGCGCGCATCACTCTGCCTGCCCGCGCCACTCTCGCGCTATACACCGACGGGCTGGTCGAACGTCGCAGCGCCCCACTGGAGCACGGCATTTCCCGTGCCGTCAGCCTCATTCGCGACGGACAAGCGTCCGTGCTAGACGATCTCGCGGACCAGGTGATGTCGAGCCTGTCGCCACGTGACGGTTATCAGGACGACGTCGTGCTGCTCCTATACCGGCAACCGGCCTCCTTGGAGCTGGAGTTTCCAGCCGACGCCAACCGTCTGGCCGATACCCGTATTGTGCTGCGCGACTGGCTTTCCCGAGCCGGGATGGCGCCGCGCCAAGCCATGAACGTGCTCATCGCCACCGGTGAGGCTCTCGCCAACGGTATCGAGCACGGATACCGGGACAGCTCGGACGGCACCATCCGTCTGACCGCAACAGCGCTGGCCGACCGGGTACAGCTGGCCGTCGTCGACCAGGGGTCGTGGAAGCCCGTGCAACCCGTCGGCGACTCCAACCGCGGCCGTGGCATCACGCTCATGCGAGAGCTCATGGACGACGTCGCCATCACTCGCGACGCGGCCGGAACAGCAATCCACCTATCCGTGAGGATCAACTGA
- a CDS encoding phospholipase D family protein, with translation MNLAEWFLTGDQRGNPATRLPAWSEGNRAEPLIHGARYFERLAAEVETLQAGDYVFFTDWRGDPDEQLRDGGPTIRELFCHAAQRGVVVKGLVWRSHLDKFQYSEEENQHLGEAIEEAGGEVLLDQRVRVGGSHHQKLVVIRHPETPERDIAFAGGIDLCHSRRDDESHDGDPQAVQMAKSYGDRPPWHDVQLQIRGPAVGALDTAFRERWNDPAPLDTLSPVAWVMDKLRGADLSPGTLPEQPPDPPACGPHAVQVLRTYPDAHFQYDFAPRGERSIARAYNKVVPQARRLIYVEDQYLWSARVAKLFAKALNDNPDLHLVAVIPRYPDVDGRLQLPPNLVGRWQAIATCQSASPERVHIFDVENQRGTPVYVHAKVCVIDDIWACVGSDNLNRRSWTHDSELSCAVIDSEGTFARDLRLRLLREHLDRPADGSEDGNLVDPVTAIRDITATADALDAWYRSGCQGTRPPGRLRPHKPERLGWPTRLWAEPLYRLIYDPDGRSYRDRLRGRL, from the coding sequence GTGAATCTGGCCGAATGGTTCCTGACCGGCGACCAGCGAGGGAACCCCGCCACCCGGCTGCCGGCGTGGTCGGAAGGCAACCGCGCCGAGCCGCTCATTCACGGAGCCAGGTACTTCGAACGACTCGCCGCCGAGGTGGAGACGCTGCAAGCGGGTGACTACGTCTTCTTCACCGACTGGCGCGGCGACCCCGACGAGCAGTTGCGCGATGGCGGGCCGACGATCCGTGAATTGTTCTGCCACGCCGCACAACGGGGCGTGGTGGTCAAAGGACTGGTGTGGCGGTCGCATCTGGACAAGTTCCAGTACAGCGAGGAGGAGAACCAGCATCTGGGGGAGGCGATCGAAGAGGCGGGCGGGGAAGTGCTGTTAGATCAGCGCGTTCGCGTCGGCGGATCGCACCATCAGAAGCTCGTCGTGATTCGCCATCCCGAAACGCCAGAACGAGATATCGCATTCGCCGGCGGTATCGACCTTTGCCACTCCCGCCGTGACGACGAGTCGCACGACGGTGACCCACAGGCCGTGCAAATGGCCAAGAGTTATGGAGACCGGCCGCCATGGCATGACGTGCAGCTGCAGATCCGGGGCCCGGCTGTCGGCGCCCTGGACACCGCTTTCCGCGAACGCTGGAATGATCCGGCACCGCTCGACACGTTGTCACCCGTTGCCTGGGTGATGGACAAGTTGCGCGGCGCTGACCTCTCGCCGGGCACGCTCCCGGAGCAACCACCGGATCCGCCGGCCTGCGGACCTCATGCCGTCCAGGTCTTGCGTACCTACCCAGACGCGCACTTCCAGTACGACTTTGCGCCGCGCGGGGAGCGCAGCATCGCGCGCGCGTACAACAAAGTGGTGCCCCAGGCCCGGCGACTGATCTACGTCGAAGACCAGTACCTGTGGTCGGCGCGGGTGGCCAAGTTGTTCGCCAAAGCCCTGAACGACAACCCCGACCTCCATCTGGTGGCTGTGATTCCCCGTTATCCGGACGTCGACGGTCGACTCCAATTGCCACCGAACCTGGTCGGCCGCTGGCAGGCCATCGCGACCTGCCAGAGCGCAAGTCCGGAGCGTGTCCACATCTTCGATGTCGAGAATCAGCGAGGGACGCCGGTGTATGTGCACGCGAAAGTCTGCGTGATCGACGACATCTGGGCATGCGTCGGCAGCGACAACCTCAATCGGCGGTCCTGGACCCATGACAGCGAATTATCCTGTGCCGTCATCGATTCTGAGGGAACCTTCGCCCGCGACCTGCGGCTGCGGCTGCTGCGCGAGCATCTGGACCGACCGGCCGACGGCAGCGAGGACGGCAATCTCGTCGACCCGGTCACGGCGATACGCGACATCACCGCCACAGCGGATGCACTGGATGCGTGGTATCGGTCGGGCTGCCAGGGGACCCGACCGCCGGGCCGGTTACGGCCGCACAAGCCGGAGCGTCTGGGGTGGCCCACCCGACTCTGGGCCGAGCCCCTGTACCGCTTGATCTATGACCCCGACGGGCGCTCGTACCGCGACCGGCTTCGCGGCCGGCTGTAG
- the nirB gene encoding nitrite reductase large subunit NirB has translation MGLVRNVVVVGHGMVGHRFVEALRSRDTNGAWRVTILSEESDAAYDRVGLTGYTSHWDRAQLALPGNDYAGDDAVVVHLGVAAHEIDREAKTVTAADGRVFDYDALVLATGSYAFVPPVPGRDLPQVHVYRTLDDLDAIRLSAQAALASKNPTGVVIGGGLLGLEAANALRTFGLTAHVLEMSPHLMANQLDEAGGALLRRMIKNLGIEVHTAVATTSIAPAQRHRPLRKSEIDDSVRVSLNDDSTIDAGVVVFAAGVRPRDELARAAGLDIAQRGGVLTDLSGVTSDPDIYAIGEVAAIEGRCYGLVAPGYATAEVVADRLLGGEAEFPGADMSTKLKLLGVDVASFGDAQGRTPNCLEVVVNDPVKQTYAKLVLSDDAKTLLGGILVGDASAYAMLRPMVASELSGDPMALIAPTVDGAAPALGVAALPDIAQICSCNNVTKGDLKAAICGGCEDVPSLKKCTLAGTSCGSCVPLLKQLLEAEGVEQSKALCEHFGQSRAELYEIISATSIRTFSGLIEKFGTGAGCDICKPTVASILASTSSEHVLDGEQASLQDSNDHFLANIQKNGSYSVVPRSPGGEITPEQLILIGEIARDFDLYTKITGGQRIDMFGARVDQLPEIWRRLIDGGMESGHAYGKALRTVKSCVGSTWCRYGQQDSVDMAVEIEKRYRGLRAPHKIKMAVSGCARECAEAQSKDVGVIATEQGWNLYVCGNGGMSPRHAQLLASDLDDETLIRYIDRFLMFYIRTADRLQRTAPWLEAMEGGLEHLRAVVCHDSLGLADEFEAAMERHVAGYACEWKGVLEDEEKLSRFVSFVNAPEVADPTVQFTNTSGRKVPIGMPALRHASETV, from the coding sequence ATGGGTTTGGTGCGAAATGTTGTCGTCGTCGGGCACGGAATGGTCGGACACCGGTTCGTCGAAGCGTTGCGTTCCCGGGACACGAATGGAGCGTGGCGAGTAACCATCCTGTCGGAGGAGTCCGACGCGGCGTACGACCGGGTCGGTCTGACCGGTTACACCAGCCACTGGGACCGCGCGCAACTCGCGCTGCCCGGCAATGACTATGCCGGCGACGACGCCGTCGTCGTACACCTCGGCGTGGCAGCCCACGAGATCGACCGAGAAGCCAAGACGGTGACCGCGGCCGACGGGCGCGTTTTCGACTACGACGCGCTGGTATTGGCGACCGGGTCGTACGCCTTCGTGCCGCCCGTGCCGGGACGGGATCTTCCCCAGGTGCACGTCTACCGCACGCTCGACGATCTGGACGCCATTCGACTCAGCGCCCAAGCCGCACTGGCGTCGAAGAATCCGACCGGCGTGGTGATCGGCGGCGGTCTGCTCGGCCTGGAAGCGGCGAATGCACTGCGCACGTTCGGCTTGACGGCGCACGTGTTGGAGATGTCACCGCATCTCATGGCGAACCAGCTCGACGAGGCAGGCGGCGCACTGCTGCGCAGGATGATCAAGAACCTCGGCATCGAAGTGCACACGGCGGTGGCCACGACGAGCATCGCGCCGGCGCAACGGCACCGGCCACTGCGCAAGTCGGAGATCGACGATTCGGTGCGGGTGTCGCTCAATGACGACAGCACGATCGACGCTGGCGTTGTCGTCTTCGCGGCCGGGGTACGTCCTCGTGATGAACTCGCCCGAGCCGCGGGGCTCGACATCGCCCAGCGTGGCGGAGTGCTCACTGATTTGTCCGGCGTCACAAGCGATCCTGATATCTATGCGATCGGTGAGGTGGCCGCCATCGAGGGGCGCTGCTACGGTTTGGTGGCACCGGGATATGCCACTGCGGAGGTCGTCGCTGACCGGTTGCTCGGTGGCGAGGCCGAATTCCCCGGCGCGGATATGTCCACCAAGCTCAAGCTTCTCGGTGTCGATGTGGCCAGCTTCGGTGATGCCCAAGGGCGCACGCCCAATTGCCTCGAGGTCGTGGTCAACGATCCGGTCAAGCAGACCTACGCCAAGCTGGTGCTCTCTGACGACGCGAAAACCCTGCTCGGCGGGATCCTGGTCGGTGACGCCTCGGCGTACGCGATGCTGCGTCCGATGGTGGCCAGCGAACTGTCCGGCGACCCGATGGCGTTGATCGCCCCCACGGTCGACGGCGCAGCGCCGGCCCTGGGTGTTGCGGCCCTGCCCGACATCGCGCAGATCTGTTCGTGCAACAACGTGACCAAAGGCGATCTGAAAGCAGCCATTTGCGGCGGCTGCGAGGACGTTCCCAGCCTCAAGAAGTGCACGCTCGCCGGAACCTCGTGCGGGTCGTGCGTTCCGTTGCTCAAGCAGCTGTTGGAAGCGGAGGGAGTCGAGCAGTCCAAGGCACTCTGTGAGCACTTCGGTCAGTCGCGTGCCGAGCTCTACGAAATCATCAGTGCCACAAGCATTCGCACGTTCTCCGGTCTCATCGAGAAGTTCGGCACCGGCGCGGGGTGCGACATCTGCAAACCCACCGTCGCGTCCATCCTGGCCTCGACCAGCTCGGAGCATGTACTCGACGGTGAGCAGGCTTCGCTGCAAGATTCCAACGATCACTTCTTGGCCAATATCCAGAAGAACGGCAGCTACTCGGTGGTGCCGCGCTCGCCCGGCGGCGAGATCACACCCGAGCAACTGATATTGATCGGCGAAATAGCCAGGGACTTCGACCTATACACAAAGATCACCGGCGGCCAACGTATCGATATGTTCGGCGCACGCGTGGACCAACTGCCGGAGATCTGGCGGCGACTGATCGACGGCGGTATGGAGTCCGGTCATGCCTACGGCAAAGCTCTGCGGACAGTGAAGAGCTGCGTCGGCAGCACCTGGTGCCGATACGGTCAGCAGGACTCGGTCGACATGGCCGTGGAGATCGAGAAGCGGTACCGAGGTCTGCGCGCACCGCACAAGATCAAGATGGCGGTGTCCGGCTGCGCCCGTGAGTGTGCCGAGGCCCAGAGCAAAGACGTCGGCGTCATCGCCACCGAACAAGGCTGGAACCTCTACGTGTGCGGCAACGGTGGGATGTCGCCACGGCATGCGCAGTTGCTCGCAAGTGACCTCGACGACGAGACGCTCATTCGCTACATCGACCGGTTCCTGATGTTCTACATCCGCACCGCCGACCGGCTTCAGCGCACCGCGCCGTGGTTGGAGGCGATGGAGGGCGGCCTCGAACACCTGCGTGCGGTCGTCTGCCACGACTCGCTTGGTCTGGCGGATGAGTTCGAGGCGGCGATGGAACGCCACGTGGCCGGCTACGCCTGCGAGTGGAAGGGCGTGCTCGAGGACGAAGAGAAACTCTCGCGGTTCGTGTCCTTCGTCAACGCGCCTGAGGTGGCGGATCCGACGGTTCAGTTCACCAACACCTCAGGGCGCAAGGTGCCCATCGGGATGCCGGCGCTGCGGCACGCGTCCGAGACCGTCTGA
- a CDS encoding STAS domain-containing protein codes for MATPLTLDSARRNDGTFVLTAAGEIDMSNIAAFNDSLAAAISESAGSGTALTVDLSAVGYLDSTAITALFSNADHIAILAHPHLMDVFSVSGLTELVTIEAAPAQPS; via the coding sequence ATGGCCACACCGCTCACCCTCGACAGCGCGCGCCGCAATGACGGAACGTTCGTCCTGACCGCAGCCGGCGAGATCGATATGAGCAACATCGCGGCGTTCAACGACAGCCTTGCCGCCGCGATCAGTGAGTCCGCAGGAAGCGGAACGGCGCTCACGGTGGACCTCAGTGCCGTGGGATATCTGGACAGCACCGCGATCACCGCGCTGTTCAGCAACGCAGACCACATTGCGATCCTCGCTCACCCCCATCTCATGGACGTCTTCAGCGTCAGCGGTCTGACCGAACTGGTCACCATCGAGGCTGCGCCGGCGCAGCCGTCCTAG